The nucleotide window CCTTGTTGTCCTTATCTCTTGCAACGAGGCTTGGAAGCGTTTGGTTTCcaggttttttttctttaatgggAGAAAACGAAATCGAAGACCAGAACTTGTTGTTGCTTCTCCCTTCGCTTTTGCTTCTGAGAAAGTCTTTTAAGAAAACCCACCTCTTTGAGCTCCTCCCAGCCGAAGAAGATCTTGAAGACGAAGCAGAAACAGAAGGAGTGGTAGTCTCTGAGCACAACTCTTCaatcttttccctctcattttcttctacTTCCAAACAAACATCCTTCTCTGCCAAGCTCGTGTTTTTCTCGATATCTTCGTTCTCCGTCCACTCATGTCCTGTGTTTCTCACCGGAGACATAGATCTGGTTCTTCTGCGCAGAGACTTATCGCGTAGTCTCAGATCTCTACCCCTCACGCCACGCTGATCCGCGTCATACTCATCCACTTCTGCTCCAAGATCCAGTAACGGAACTAAGACCTGAGGCTGCTCCAAGTGGGTGGAAAGTTTCATGGGGCGGATCTTCCCGTTCAAGAAAAGCTCGTCCGCAGAGCTCATAAACGGCCCTGTGCTACCCAACCCTCCCGAACCAAACCTCGCAGAGAACTCAAAGTCGTCCATTGTTGAAGAAGAATGAGGCTTTGTTGTATTCGATGATGTCAAAGTCAAGCTCATGAGTGCAAAGTGCATTGGGCTCGCAGGGGCACTGTAGAAGAAGCCGGAGACAGGGGCGCCACGGCCAGGGCTAGAGGGAGCACTGACATAAGGAGTAGAACAAGAGCTATCAATGTCTTCGAAACAGGGTTGGGTTTCGTCTGCGTTATAGCTGCTGGGGTTCGGAAGCTCTGGGTTTGAGGATTCGCCATTGTTGTTGTTGGGGTTCGGAGTTTCGAGGTCCATTGCGTCGTTAGTTTGTCAGCGTTTGCGAATGAGTGAATTGTATTTGTGCGAGGCAAAGCAAATGAAATGCACAGAGTGGGAGTGGGTGAGTGTAATTGCccttatttttgggttttattacGTCAATgccaagtttcattttttactatttgaaagattaatatgatttgatataataaaaactgatttttaaattataattgatttttcaCGTTGAAAAAtgtcaattattattttttaaaagtaatgttatattttatattcttattttatttttattttattatataagatgtgacatatttatcattattaattgataaaaaattatctaataaaaaatgatctaataataataaatgtatcacatcttacataataagataaaaataaaatgataatgttatgtatagaattttttttttataatattttttttaatggtaagtACATCTTATTTAGAATTACAGAAGTATTCCTTGCACATTTGTGTTGATGAGAaatacttaatttataaaaaaattatataaaaataaatttatgaataatttatatttaatattttacattaagtcatattaatttataaatttatttttataaaatctctttgcaGATCTAACACTTATCTATCTTCTTATattagttatgttatgttttagtagcgttttctttttttaaaaaattagcaaTGTGTACCTTCTAGTTAGATCTTGAATATACAAAATATCTAGTTaaaaaaagtgtatatatatatatatatatttatactaggtgaatatattttagatattttatttcatttccaacgatattttagttttgaaaagATGAAACATATAATAATCTcctctttaaaaaatgtttacaagtgcccattaaaaataaacttttcaaGTAATATTAAGAACACCAAGCATATAATTAAGATAACAcctattagtttatatttatatcctTACTATATGCCacaaaatttaagattaaatattcaaatgaaaaaaaagtaataactcGGGTGATTACGTACATAACTTGAAGGTAAACGAATTTTAGATTATCCTCGTAAATGAAAACAAGTCTGATTTTGACACTTTCTGATTGCTTGGATCGAGAGAAAcgttaatctaattattatattttttttaaatttttatataaaataaaataaattttttaaattttaaaataaaaataatattaaaaaataatatgttgataatattttattaaattttcaattacttGCAGCTTAATTCATCAAGGGATGGAGTTTTtgaaagttttctttttaatttgactgttaaaaaaaaatgtgcttaTTACATCTTCAgaagataattatttatttttagagataattcctaggggttggctcaagtggtaaaggccttgagcttgggggtatgctcccctcaggtccaaggttcaaattTCCTTAGgtacaaacaatctctaggggtcaCACTTCCTGGTGAAAAGTGAAAACTTTTTAAGGTGCGGTGTATGAGAACGGAATTTACTCTGTTGGAGTGGGTTTGAAGGACCCTGTCTCGGAGAGGTTTTCCGacatcaaaaaaattatctatttttagagatgaatcatacgaaatttgaagaaaaactctacttttcaaaatacacaaaaatgatagactgtgtttggataatgacgtattctcaagtattttataaacaataatgagaaaaaaaaaataataatgatataatatttaatagtaataaaagttaagtaaaaaaataattataaagtattAAGAGAATACCAGTATCAAAACAATTTACTACagataaaaactaataaaaagagCAGAACATAAGTGGTGGTGAAGGACATATATGGGAAATAGACTGTTACAAGTCGTAGCCATTATAAGGGAAAATGTGAcctaaaaagaatgaaaaggagTAGTGAGATTGAGACTTGAGAGAGGTGAACGGGGATTGATTGTATTTGTGGGGAAATGGAAAAGGGTCCCATTTtagccttaaaaaaaattcatagcaGAACAGCAGGGGGCGGCACGTTCACCTTCCCCCAAGTTTGTAGGTCATGTTCCTCTCTGATGCCACCCCACCATTCTTCCCCTGGCTAATGCAGACCGACCATTTTCCAGTAGGACCCGCCTTGACTACAATTCCGACGTCGGTGTCTTCCACCTTTGTCCCAAGCAAAGGTAGAAAAATCTGAGTCGGAAGTTGTAGTGTTGTACAGCTTCTTTAATGTCATGCAAATTTCAAAGCTTGAATCTCTTTGCAATAATGGCACTGAAAAGATGTGTATCGTGCAAAAAAACCAGATAGAGAAAAGCCATTAAAATCTTGTGATGAAGTTTTGAATTCTTAGAGCATTTAATGGCATTTACAAGTTGTgttgggggaaaaaaaacattaaaagcTATTTGCTAtaagtgtttttcttttgctgCACTcctttacaagaaaaaaactcgaatcataaataaattttataaaaataattctacaaactGATTTGATATttcgtcaaattgtaaagttatttttattatataaaattatatcaatttataaaattatagtaATACTCGTCACTGTTTTTATTCCATTTcaggaaaagaagagaaaggggTTCTTATTCATAGTACCCAGTTTTGCAGAAGGGTTTACAAAGTGGTGAAAAGCCATTTCTGCCTGACTTTTACCTAAGGCCAAGGTACACCTTTGAAACACAGAGTCTTAGTTCTCTTCATAGGATCCTAAGTTTAGGGCAGCAGCAACGAGGCTGAGGGTCTGCATCCACACACCCTCTTCTCTAATTAACAATCAATCATCATAACAATAATCGGCTTGGtaaactattcattcatcaaatatatatatacagcataCTAATCTGCGGACTATGATAAAGAATTCAAGGGTCTCTTTTCAGTTTCCCTGcaaccaagaaagaaagaatattgGTGTTAGCCATACTGTCATAGGTAGGAAAGAGAATGCACCAGCCAATTAAAAATCATGTGCATTTTGTCCGAGCCCTATCACTGGAATTAAAAAAGCATTGAATTTGAGAGCAGACATCTGGCTCTTCTGGTTTtagattcttaatttcttacCCAGAAATCAGTTAACTTGAAGCAATGTATATGTGCTTGGACTAAAAATGAGCAATTCTCTCTTGTATAAttagttttatgagatgagttaagtttatgaaattcttCATAGTATCAAAGCTTGTCACAAGACGAATGAGGATCCACACTACTTATCCTGtgacaagaataaaaaaaaatactaatctacacgtaagggagtgtgttgaggaataatctcatattatatGTGAATaaggtcttggacatgtttataatgAATGAGCAATCATCTATTATAGaactgattttatgagatgagttagattCATAAAATTCTTCACAAAACACTTCCATACCTCaatcatttacaaaaaaaaaaggggttgaAAGTTCACTTTTTTTGGGAAGGAATTTGGGTTGAGATCCTTACCCAAGAACTCAGGTAATCTTAGGACTGTCTATGTCTTGGAACTGGTTCGGATGTGCTAATCACACTTGCAGCAAAATCTGCATTAGATAATCTCATATCTTGCTGTTTTCTTTTCTGGGTTTCTTTTTTGGATCTCCTCAGTAGTCAAGAATCTAGAAAGggtgatgaaattcatggaatCACCAGAGAAAAtaactcatataaaaatatcatggTGGTAGAAAATGAGAAACTGTGGAGGAAATTACACGTGATATGTTCttagatatgttttttttttttccctatgcCCCATACCATGGCGCCATGTGAGGGGTGTTGACATTGAGCATTACAACTCcaattgaaaataaacaaacaaacacaactACTTTCCCATCAGCAAGCCTGCAAAGTGAATGTTAAAACTAGCCTCgtttattgaaaaaaagaaaaagacaaaaacgaaaaggaaaaaaaggaggaTGAACTTTGCCATGTGGCTGTTAACAAATAACAAGTACATTGACCGacctttgcataaaaaaaaaaaaaaaaagttctgttcaagtgaattatttttatagcatTTCACTGATATGAGCCCGGCTCTTGTTCCGCCATTGTTGCGGATGACCATGTGGGCCTGGCTGACAGGAAACTGTAGGAACAGGTATCATTACCAGAAGGGAAGCCCTTGACCACCATAGATGACACTATAGCTTTAGGACACTGGGAAGTAAAAAGAATCCCATTTTTTACCTGCGAAGGCCAAATGTGGAAACTTGGTGCCAGTAGCCAATTTTCAAAGCTGCCGGCACCTTTATGGCTATAGCGGCAGTGGTTGTGGCCAACCACCTTTAACTCACCATATCTATAATCTCCCCACTTTCTATATTGCAACATCATTAACACTACTCTTACGATTGTGACCAAaccataataataattaaagacttacatttttatatcttattgATGAAGAATTAATTTGATTATGAGAGAATAATCGCCTTAACAACTTTACTTCCTACGTGTCTTTTCGATGGTTAGAGACACTCTATTGTTATAGGTGAGAACCTTTAACCCctcaatactatttatagaattttgacCATTAAGAAATCTAGAGATTTTGTGTCTCGCTATGATTAGATATATAATCACTTTAGAGTTAATCTTACTCCATTGTGACTCATCAATTAGGTGATACGTGTTGAGCTATTCTAAATCCTATCGAGATATGGATTGCATGCTAATGCAATATACCAAAAACCAATTCATTAACCAAAGAATCTAATATTCGCTCCTCTATCTTCACACCTTCTTCGAATGCTTCTATGTCAAAGTCGTTCCATCTCCCATGCAGAGTGCTCATGATGTCTTTGTCCACAAGCTCATCCAGCATCAAGATCTCCATGCTTTTCCATCCTACCAGGTTATGTCACCAAGTTAGCCCCTGATTTGCAGCTTCCATCAAGAATTTCAAATCCAGATATTCACTCACACAATCAAATAGAACCCTCCGCCCAAGCTTGAAATACTCTTCCATCTCTTTTTGATCCATTTCCCTTTCTCCAACAGATCAAAGAGATCTGGGGCCATAACCTTACTGGTCTGATCCAGTGCAGTATCTTACAACATCAACTCAGACTGTGTGTTGTGAGTGTATCGGAATTTTTTATAATGTGCTCATTCAAAGACTTTCCAAATTTTAGAGAGATATTGATACAATACGTGAATCGTAATGGTAGGCACACTCTATCTGTATTTAgggctgtaaaaataaattggaaAACCATTTAGATTGGCTGAACTGTTTGGTCTGGTTCcgatttctaaaaacaaaaactaatttgAAATCGGTCTGATATCGGTTTtcacattttaaaaatcggtttgAACCGAGCCGAAAGGGTTtctatatttatacattttttattatatataaaatattttttatataattttttatattatatataagttttgtatattatattatatatattatatgtcaaattgctaattaatataaaataaaattttaatcttattattcatgtctattaatcttataacataaaattgatgtgacatgaaattttaatcttaaacatgaacattaatattaaattattaatataaacttactcttGACATATATCaagaataaatacatttttggcataataaattataatatatattctttttgtaaatatatttttacacatttggcCATATAAAAGGTCTAGAATTGATATAatctatagttaaattcaataatactatagtactagtatatgttaattattataaaataatgtacttatactataatataaatagactaatagtttagtatatgtaaacatgtatcatattattactaatataaataattcgtaaaaccaaaaaaatctaaagtttcAGTTTCTATGGTGAATTGATCCGATATCagttattaaattttcaaaatcgataTATACTTGTTCGGttctaaaaaatgttcaaaaccAAACCGAAAAGAACCGATTATACCTCTATCTATATTTGAATTGTAGAAAATATGTAGGTTAAAAAATCATAGAGGATCTGTCTGAATTATAGTTGATCTTTATCTCTATGCAAGTTAGATATGAAAAGTACTGGATCAGGTGTAGTAACCAAGTGGAGAACTTCCAAACTTCGCACCAAAAAGGCtacatttattaaaacaaaaacaaaaaatatgttaacGAACACCCCCTTTTTTTAAGACACCTTTGATCATATGGCTCCTTATTGCAGTCaattataatatgattattCTATCTTGTTATGATTTGTCTTTCTgcatgaaaatgattatttataacttatttttcttatgataAAGAAAGCGTAGCCACAGTTAGTATTCAACCATTTTTTATAACCAATGAAGCTAGCACTGATTTGAAAACTCCTAGCATTCATGCATTAAACATGAttgtatttagatattgagttgaCCTCAAATGATCTAAAttaatctgtgaataataatatttcgtgAATCTCATTGAgatatgtttgaatataaataagttgagatatatatttaaatgtataaaataggttgaaatgaatttaactttttatgaaaagttgataAATTAGCGGGTCGAAACATAACCCTAAACCTTTTTCTTGAATCCCACTATGAACGTATTTCCATGATCTTTGGATATCGAAACAAAAGATCAAtacattaaagaaaattatatattattcatcattcttttcatgcgtaatattaaattattagaaatctagttaaaaaaatttataaggatGAATGTTAACAAAGCAAATTAAGCAGTGAGAGCATAACATGCAATGGGTATTGGTGATCTGGCTGTTAAAAAAGAAGAGCACAGTAAGCTAGAGAAAAaacttctcatatatatatatatatatatatgtacgtaacGAATTACAAAGATTCTTGCATGGGAAATTAAATacagaaactctctctctctctctctttctctcgctcttctatttttttcttatttttgcagtcttttttttatcataaccGACTTACCATGACGATGCACTTTTTCTTGAGCCAATGGAAGCCTTTCTTGAGAGAAATCTTGATCTTCCCTTCAGCGCTATAAAGCTTATATTTAGCAACTCtccttcttctcttcatctcAGGATCATTCCACCATTTCTTGGATGATGATGAGGTCTTTGTGCTCCTGAAAGCTCGGTGTTTTGTCGGAGAACATGAAGAAGGATCCAACGAAGGGCGGCGGCGAGACCGACCCACGGAGTTCTGACCTACATTCAGGCCAACTCCATAGGAGCTGTACCGCAGCCCCTCCATCCCTTCGATCTCCTCCAAGCAAGTTTCTTCCTTTgccacacaccacacatccttTTTATGAAGGGAGGGTGTTTTTCTGTTGGGGGATGGAGCGGAAGGACTTGAGACAGGGTCCCAGATTTTTGGGGGAATTTATTGGTCGGTATTCTTTCTCCAATATTTTTGGTTATGCCCAAAAATGTATTATTCGTTTACTCTTTATCCTATCACAAAATACCACGTGTTcatcatattttgaaaaattactcaaattataaattagctTGAGGTGTGGCATAACCTGTCTACTAATAGTTTCACAGGTATATAACGGTCCGAGCAATGTGTccaattttaaatgaatatcaacataaataataaaaccagTCACAAAAATTATGGTACAAACTATAACtccaccccccaaaaaaaaaaaaaaatcttttcttttatgaattaGATTGTAACGTTACAATCCAACTTTCGGTTGTCTCCTATCCAGGGTTGAGCAGAAATTCAAAAATCTTATTCTGTTTTGTCAGTCGGAgtcgaatatttttttttttaatttttcagtcagAGTCGGAGGTATCACTGGACACTTGGACTCCAATCCGACTCCAACTTTgccctccaactccgactccaactctaAATCCAACtctgatattgtacatatgttataaaaatatgtatttatctatatatttatcatatatactagtatagttatacaattatataactagaacttatatagttaaattcaataatatactagtatgagctaattattataaaataacataattatactataatataaataaactaatgatagtttagtatatgtaaatattgtaGTATTACTACCAagcataatcaagtatagaaataaattaaacagtagtatttaaataagtctagtacaataaattaataacacatatcctaatttactaaagtataataacatgtaattagacactaaaaagtctagtatataattaagttagaaataagttaaacattagtataataacatgtaatactaatgtatattaacatgtaattagacactatagtataagtctagtataaaaataagttagatattagcatagaagtaaattagcagtaaatgatttagttttagttttagttttaaattttttggaaaaataaaaaatttgaaaggccacaaaattcttttttaaaattggctaaatatgaagctaaaaaaCAATCCAAAACTAAAAGCCCAAATCTGACTCTGCAAGTCGGTGTCAGAGTCGGATCGGAGCCTACACAAGTTAGAATCGAAGTAGGAGTCGGAGCTCACCCCTACTCCTatccttttattgtaaaaaacaaaaattaagtttCAATAGGGTATGTTTCTTGACTATAGATAAAGCATTTGTCAAGTAGGCTTTACATtggattcttttttattgttattatttgtaAAGAACAGAGTACCGACTAATTAAGAGGTTCACAAGCTCTCAATAAAGAATTTCTCATAAGTGCACATAAGGTAACTCAAGGAGAAATTTCCCTCGGTCCTATGACTTTTAGAAATTATTAGCACCCAAAGACTCGAATTTTAAACCTAAAGAGAGCATATCACCGAGACTCTTATCACTTGAGTCAACCATTAGGAGTTAAAAGGCTTTATGTTATTCCCAAAATGCATCaaagaaatgttgaaataatgatattaatgttCCAAATAGGCTAATACTAGTCTAAACTCTAAGGTCTAGAGGGTTTAAAAAAGGTATTATCCTTGCTGCCCTGTGCTGTGATATAGATAAACTTCCTGAATCGCCTTAAATTCGCTGGGTTATATTCTCTTTGTTTATTACTTTTCTTGGGTACACTGCTAActttaaaagagagaaaacctGAAAGTAGGATCTAATCTTTGGACAAGTAAAGGGATACTGCCTTGAGACTGACATTTAAGTACCCCTAATACCCTCATTCTCATTATAAATTACCGTTTTCTTTCTGAATTTCATAATTAGtgcttatataaataattttctcgTGACAATATGAGAGTACTTCATCATCCATACTCCACATTCCGTACCTATCAAACTCAAACAGTGTCAAGCAGTGCGAATATCGCCGCATCCTCTAAAACAAATATAGTCAAACAGAATCATAGATAAATTTTTTCTGGGTTATGTTTGTTTCTATGGAAA belongs to Juglans regia cultivar Chandler chromosome 8, Walnut 2.0, whole genome shotgun sequence and includes:
- the LOC108987711 gene encoding uncharacterized protein LOC108987711 → MDLETPNPNNNNGESSNPELPNPSSYNADETQPCFEDIDSSCSTPYVSAPSSPGRGAPVSGFFYSAPASPMHFALMSLTLTSSNTTKPHSSSTMDDFEFSARFGSGGLGSTGPFMSSADELFLNGKIRPMKLSTHLEQPQVLVPLLDLGAEVDEYDADQRGVRGRDLRLRDKSLRRRTRSMSPVRNTGHEWTENEDIEKNTSLAEKDVCLEVEENEREKIEELCSETTTPSVSASSSRSSSAGRSSKRWVFLKDFLRSKSEGRSNNKFWSSISFSPIKEKKPGNQTLPSLVARDKDNKVTNSVTAVSESEKSKGNGRGSAKKPAGKPTNGVGKRRMPPSPHELHYTANRAQAEEMRRKTFLPYKQGLLGCLGFSSKGYGAMNGLARALNPVSSR